The following are encoded in a window of Dryobates pubescens isolate bDryPub1 chromosome 25, bDryPub1.pri, whole genome shotgun sequence genomic DNA:
- the VPS33A gene encoding vacuolar protein sorting-associated protein 33A, translating into MAAHLSSGRVNLTALREAGRRELREFLDKCAGSKAIVWDEYLTGPFGLIAQYSLLKEHEVEKMFTLKPGRLPQADVKNIIFFVRPKLELMDIITDNVLREDRGRSPQRDFHILFVPRRSLLCEQWLKEQGVLGSFIHREQYSLDLIPFDGDLLSMESESAFKECYLESDQTSLYHAAKGLMTLQALYGTIPQIFGKGECARHVANMMIRMKREFPGSQNSIFPVFDTLLLLDRNVDLLTPLATQLTYEGLIDEIYGIQNTYVKLPPEKFAPKKQGEGGKDLPTEPKKLQLNSAEELYAEIRDKNFNAVGSVLSKKAKIISAAFEERHHAKTVGEIKQFVSQLPHMQAARSSLANHTSIAELIKDITTSEDFFDNLTVEQEFMSGIDTDKVNNYIEDCIAQKHPLIKILRLVCLQSICNSGLKQKVLDYYKREILQTYGYEHILTLNNLEKAGLLKPQTSGRNNYPTIRKTLRLWMDDVNEQNPNDISYVYSGYAPLSVRLAQLLARPGWRSIEEVLKMLPGPHFEERQQLPTGLQKKRQHGENRVTLVFFLGGVTYAEIAALRFLSQMEDGGTEYVIATTKLINGTSWIKSLMEKLEPAPF; encoded by the exons ATGGCAGCGCACCTGAGCTCGGGGCGCGTGAACCTGACGGCGCTGCGCGAGGCGGGGCGCAGGGAGCTGCGCGAGTTCCTGGACAAGTGCGCGGGCTCCAAG GCCATCGTGTGGGACGAGTACCTGACCGGGCCCTTCGGGCTGATCGCGCAGTACTCTCTCCTCAAG GAACATGAGGTGGAAAAGATGTTCACTCTCAAGCCAGGCCGCCTGCCCCAAGCTGATGTCAAGAACATAATCTTCTTCGTTAGGCCCAAGCTGGAACTGATGGACATCATCACAGACAATGTGCTTAG ggaagacaGAGGCCGCTCTCCCCAGAGGGACTTCCACATCCTCTTTGTGCCACGCCGCAGCCTGCTCTGTGAGCagtggctgaaggagcaggGCGTGCTGGGGTCCTTCATCCACCGAGAGCAGTACAGCCTGGACCTGATACCCTTTGATGGAGACCTGCTTTCCATGGAGTCGGAGAGTGCGTTCAAG GAATGCTACCTGGAGAGTGACCAGACAAGTCTGTACCATGCAGCAAAGGGGCTGATGACACTGCAGGCTCTCTATGGAACCATCCCACAGATCTTTGGGAAGGGCGAGTGTGCCCGG CATGTGGCCAATATGATGATCAGGATGAAGCGTGAGTTCCCTGGAAGCCAGAACTCGATATTTCCTGTCTTCGATACTCTCTTGCTGCTGGACCGCAACGTGGACCTGCTGACACCACTGGCCACACAGCTGACCTACGAGGGGCTGATAGATGAAATCTATGGCATCCAGAACA CTTATGTGAAACTCCCTCCTGAGAAGTTTGCCCCAAAGAAGCAGGGTGAGGGTGGGAAAGATCTCCCCACAGAACCCAAGAAGCTCCAGTTGAACTCTGCTGAAGAGCTGTATGCTGAAATCCGAGACAAGAACTTCAATGCCGTGGGGTCGGTGCTGAGCAAGAAAGCCAAGATCATTTCAGCAGCCTTTGAG GAAAGACACCACGCAAAGACCGTTGGAGAGATCAAGCAGTTTGTCTCACAGCTGCCACACATGCAGGCTGCAAGGAGTTCTCTAGCAAACCACACCTCCATTGCAGAACTCATCAAAGACATCACCA catCTGAAGATTTCTTCGATAATTTAACGGTGGAACAGGAGTTCATGTCAGGAATAGACACAGACAAG GTTAACAATTACATTGAAGACTGCATAGCTCAAAAACATCCATTAATCAAGATCTTGCGTCTCGTTTGCCTGCAATCCATCTGCAACAGTGGATTGAAGCAGAAGGTTCTGGACTACTACAAAAGAGAGATTCTGCAG ACCTATGGCTATGAACATATATTAACTTTAAACAACTTGGAGAAGGCAGGACTCCTGAAACCTCAGACAAGTGGCAGGAATAACTACCCAACCATCAGGAAGACCCTGCGCTTATGGATGGATGATGTGAATGAACAG AACCCAAATGACATCTCCTATGTGTACAGCGGCTATGCTCCCCTCAGCGTACGCCTGGCACAGCTACTGGCTCGGCCAGGGTGGAGGAGCATAGAGGAGGTTCTAAAGATGCTGCCAGGTCCCCATTTTGAGGAGAGACAGCAGTTACCTACTGGCCTTCAGAAAAAGC GTCAGCACGGTGAGAACCGAGTCACACTGGTGTTCTTCCTGGGAGGAGTAACGTATGCTGAAATTGCTGCGCTGAGGTTTCTGTCCCAAATGGAAGATGGAGGCACAGAGTACGTCATAGCCACTACAAAACTGATCAATGGGACCAGTTGGATCAAATCCTTGATGGAAAAACTGGAGCCTGCCCCTTTCTAG